ttcttcttgttttacTTGCTCCATAATACACCATCCATGCTCTAGctaggaaaaattacaagttaatTCCCATCAGGTATGAGCACAACTGATCCAGATGTTTTTCGGCTCTCAAGATCAGCATGCGCTTGGGCTGCCTGAGACAAGGGGTAAGTATGATTAATGCGGACCTTTAAGCCTGCTGCAAGGCTAGTAAAGACCTCCGATGCAGTTCGCAGCAGTTCATCCCTAGTAATAGTGTAATGCATCATGGAAGGCCTTGTCAAGAACAGAGATTTTGCTGCAAGAGCCGACAATGGGACTGGGTCCGGAGTGCCGGAGGACTGTCCAAAACTTACCATGTATCCACGTAGTTTCAAGCACATCAGTGATCCCTGATCACATGATCCGCAGTCATAGATTTAGATAGAGAAAAAAACTGTGTTCATATTTACATGTTATGGACACGACATATCTGTTACCTCAAAAGTGTCCTTCCCGACAGAATCATAGACAACTTCAACTCCTTTACCCGATGTTATCTCATTGACACGGGTGACGAAGTCTTCTTCCTTGTATAAGATTACATGGTGACATCCGTCTTCTTTGGCTTGAGCTGCCTTTTCTTTAGTTGAGACGGTTCCGATAACTGTGGCACCAAGAGCATTTGCCCATTGGCACAGAAGAGACCCTACTCCACCAGCTGCTGCATGAACAAGTACAGTGTGTCCGGGTTCAACCTGTACAATATTGCCATTAGTATAATCTTGAAATAAGATAGATATACATCTAATATTTCAATCAAACAGATAGAAAcaataaagaaggaaaaggggAATCCCCTGGTATGGaatcaaacataaaaatgataaGGTAAACAGAACAAGGAAAACTTGATGCGAACAGATAATCTTGTTACCATGCTAAATATGAGTAAAGCAGTATAAGTAAACAAAGAATCCTGGCGGGGATAATAGTGATTACTGTGATATtgaatataacaatttaagaGCCCACATACATGATGGTAATGTAAGGTAAAGCTGCTATATTGTTGATCCATAAATATTTGGTATCCACCAAATAAttgggaaaaatgaaaatgcctTTCGGCCTTTCCTTGAGCAAAGGCCaattaaaacatgaaaaactTAGAATGAGGCATCAAAACCTACTTTGAAGCATTGGCGAAGTAGAAACTGAGCAGTCATTCCCTTGAGCATGACGGATGCTGCTATGATGGGATCAATAGACGGAGGAACAGNNNNNNNNNNCATATGCACCCATTGGATTACCAGCATAACCAACAAGATCTCCAACCTTTCTCCCAGTAAGTCCAGGACCTACTGCAGTTACCACGCCAACAGCCTCCATACCTGTTATCAGGACAGTTAAAAGTAAGATTGTGAAAGAGGTATTTATTATGTACCAACAGCCAACAGGAAACTGCGGTAACAGTTGACAATGAGTATTTGATAGAGGCAGTGTCAAATGTGTCGACCAAAAACTGATATTAAGATAAAGACAttcttcataaaaaaaagtagttcTCAATCATCGATGTTTTCTTGGGATAATGCAAGGTCTTCTATGCCAACAAATTTGCTGAAGCTATAGTCATATCGAACAGGAAAAGTAGTTATCTGAACACATGGTGTTAAATACATGATTCATACAATATAGGTGGAGGTGACAGTATAAGAAATAGAGAAGGAATTGGACCTGGT
This region of Sesamum indicum cultivar Zhongzhi No. 13 linkage group LG4, S_indicum_v1.0, whole genome shotgun sequence genomic DNA includes:
- the LOC105160627 gene encoding uncharacterized protein LOC105160627 (The sequence of the model RefSeq protein was modified relative to this genomic sequence to represent the inferred CDS: added 36 bases not found in genome assembly) encodes the protein MLIPKFKKFHHHHHRFPQNSFGWGSSSLNQLQRALAKTIPSAVKFQNRAAVRPVSSSAVVPSKMVKAIRVYEFGGPEVLKWEDVEIGEPKDGEIKVKNKAIGLNFIDIYFRKGVYKASTFPFTPGMEAVGVVTAVGPGLTGRKVGDLVGYAGNPMGAYAEEQILPADKVVPVPPSIDPIIAASVMLKGMTAQFLLRQCFKVEPGHTVLVHAAAGGVGSLLCQWANALGATVIGTVSTKEKAAQAKEDGCHHVILYKEEDFVTRVNEITSGKGVEVVYDSVGKDTFEGSLMCLKLRGYMVSFGQSSGTPDPVPLSALAAKSLFLTRPSMMHYTITRDELLRTASEVFTSLAAGLKVRINHTYPLSQAAQAHADLESRKTSGSVVLIPDGN